One genomic region from Litorilinea aerophila encodes:
- a CDS encoding ABC transporter permease — MKAFLRYLVQRNRIGLAGGAIFLLLAAMALVPGWFAPHDPLAMTPAAMAPPGPEFPLGSDRYGRDILSRIVYGLRVSFSVGILAVAVATLVGSALGMVAGYFGRGVDYLIMRVMDTIFAFPSLLLAIALAAVMGAGLPSVIVAIGIIYTPIFARVARAPTLSVKEQEFVTAAVAIGGSSPRILFRHVLPNILTPIVVQMALSLSSAVIVEAALSFLGLGAVPPTPSLGSMLSEARAFMELAPWTVLYPGLALAGLVLSVNLLGDAVQDLLDPHHRGEGIQG; from the coding sequence ATGAAAGCATTCCTCCGCTACCTGGTACAGCGCAATCGCATCGGTCTGGCCGGCGGGGCCATCTTTCTCCTGCTGGCCGCTATGGCCCTGGTACCGGGCTGGTTCGCGCCCCACGACCCCCTGGCCATGACACCGGCAGCCATGGCTCCCCCTGGCCCCGAATTCCCCCTGGGCTCGGACCGCTATGGGCGAGACATCCTGAGCCGGATTGTCTATGGCCTTCGGGTTTCCTTCAGCGTAGGCATTCTCGCCGTGGCCGTGGCAACCCTGGTGGGCAGTGCTCTGGGGATGGTGGCCGGCTACTTCGGTCGTGGCGTGGACTACCTGATCATGCGGGTCATGGACACCATCTTCGCCTTCCCCTCCCTGTTGCTGGCCATCGCCCTGGCTGCGGTGATGGGGGCGGGGCTGCCCAGCGTGATCGTGGCCATTGGCATCATCTACACGCCTATCTTCGCGCGGGTGGCCCGTGCGCCCACCCTGAGCGTCAAGGAGCAGGAGTTCGTCACCGCGGCCGTGGCCATTGGGGGCAGCAGCCCCCGCATCCTCTTCCGCCATGTGCTGCCCAACATCCTGACGCCCATCGTGGTGCAGATGGCCCTCAGCCTCTCCAGTGCAGTCATCGTGGAAGCGGCCCTCAGCTTCCTGGGCCTGGGCGCGGTGCCCCCTACCCCCTCCCTGGGCTCCATGCTGAGCGAGGCCCGGGCCTTCATGGAGCTGGCGCCCTGGACAGTACTCTACCCCGGCCTGGCCCTGGCCGGGCTGGTATTGAGCGTCAACCTGCTGGGGGACGCGGTACAGGATCTGTTGGACCCCCATCACCGGGGCGAAGGGATTCAGGGGTAG
- a CDS encoding GYD domain-containing protein has translation MPAYITLINWTEQGLRTVKETLNRAKAAEEALQAVGGRKIGVWWTQGPYDAVFIFEAPDEEVATRLLLATGMQGNTRTLTMRCFSEEEMARIIQGLP, from the coding sequence ATGCCAGCCTATATTACCCTGATCAACTGGACGGAGCAGGGCCTGCGCACCGTCAAGGAGACCCTCAACCGCGCCAAAGCTGCGGAAGAAGCGCTCCAGGCTGTGGGCGGCCGCAAAATCGGGGTCTGGTGGACTCAGGGCCCCTACGACGCCGTGTTCATCTTCGAGGCGCCGGACGAAGAGGTGGCGACCCGGCTGCTGCTGGCCACAGGGATGCAGGGCAACACCCGCACCCTGACCATGCGTTGCTTTAGCGAAGAGGAAATGGCTCGCATCATCCAGGGCTTGCCGTGA
- a CDS encoding anion transporter encodes MALIQGGVFWLSLAVVAVTIVGVAVGRFPLLRMNRATIALTGAALLILLGAIPLEEAYAALDLDTLTLLFAMMILNANLRRAGFFHLVGRWVVQRAHSPRQLLAFIILSSGVLSAVFLNDTIVLTFTPLVLEICRTLKQRPIPYLIALVTAANIGSAGTITGNPQNMIIGVASGMPFLRFTGYLGPVALMGLVLIWIVLLGLYRRELAVDRFDGVPPPSVQAEPRLLRKSLVATGLMVLAFLAGMPIPQAALGAAALLLISRRVDPERVFAEVDWSLLVFFAGLFIVTGSLETLGVSGQLFALMQPVAERGIVSLSLVAVVLSNLISNVPAVLLFRPFVPHFPDPTQAWLTLAMATTFAGNLTLLGSVANLIVAEIARRRGVEMGFGEYLRAGVPITLLSLALGIAWLLWVL; translated from the coding sequence ATGGCGTTGATCCAGGGGGGTGTCTTCTGGCTGTCACTGGCTGTGGTGGCAGTGACCATTGTGGGCGTCGCGGTGGGGCGTTTCCCCCTGCTGCGCATGAACCGGGCCACCATCGCCCTCACCGGCGCTGCCCTCCTCATCCTGCTGGGAGCCATCCCCCTGGAGGAGGCCTATGCGGCCCTGGATCTGGACACCCTCACCCTCCTCTTCGCGATGATGATCCTCAACGCCAACCTGCGGCGGGCCGGCTTCTTCCACCTGGTCGGCCGCTGGGTGGTCCAGCGGGCCCACTCGCCCCGCCAGCTTCTCGCCTTCATCATTCTTTCCTCGGGCGTGCTCTCTGCCGTCTTCCTCAACGACACCATCGTCCTGACCTTCACGCCTCTGGTGCTGGAGATCTGCCGGACCCTGAAGCAACGTCCCATCCCCTACCTGATCGCCCTGGTCACCGCGGCCAACATCGGCTCTGCCGGCACCATCACCGGCAATCCCCAGAACATGATCATCGGCGTGGCATCTGGGATGCCGTTCCTGCGCTTTACGGGCTACCTGGGGCCGGTGGCTCTGATGGGCCTGGTCCTGATCTGGATCGTGTTGCTGGGGCTCTACCGCCGAGAGCTGGCCGTGGACCGCTTCGACGGCGTGCCGCCCCCGTCGGTGCAGGCTGAGCCGCGCCTCCTGCGCAAGAGCCTGGTGGCCACCGGTCTCATGGTGCTGGCGTTCCTGGCCGGCATGCCCATTCCCCAGGCGGCTCTGGGGGCCGCCGCGCTGCTCCTCATCAGCCGCCGGGTGGATCCGGAGCGGGTCTTTGCCGAGGTGGACTGGTCGCTGCTGGTCTTCTTCGCCGGCCTCTTCATCGTGACCGGTTCTCTGGAGACCCTGGGCGTGAGCGGGCAGCTTTTCGCCCTCATGCAGCCCGTAGCCGAGCGGGGCATCGTCTCCTTGAGCCTGGTGGCTGTGGTTTTGAGCAACCTCATCTCCAACGTGCCCGCGGTGCTGCTCTTTCGGCCCTTTGTCCCCCACTTCCCCGATCCCACCCAGGCCTGGCTGACCCTGGCCATGGCCACCACCTTCGCCGGCAATCTGACCCTGTTGGGCTCGGTGGCCAACCTCATCGTGGCCGAGATCGCCCGCCGTCGCGGGGTGGAGATGGGCTTCGGCGAGTACCTGCGGGCCGGCGTGCCCATTACGCTGCTCAGCCTGGCCCTGGGGATCGCATGGTTGTTGTGGGTGTTATAG
- a CDS encoding ThuA domain-containing protein has product MKRAMITWGGWEGHEPQICAEIFAAVLRNEGYEVEVYDTLDIYLNTEKMRSYDLITPIWTMSTITREQEEGLLNTIKAGTGLAGWHGGMADSFRQNVNYQWMVGGQWVAHPGNIIDYEVNIVKHDDPIVAGLKDFKMHSEQYYMHVDPSNEVLATTTFSGEYAPWIEGTVMPVVWKRRWGQGRVFYCSLGHVAKDFDVPEAKEIVRRGMLWATRQ; this is encoded by the coding sequence ATGAAGCGAGCCATGATAACCTGGGGCGGCTGGGAAGGCCACGAGCCCCAGATCTGCGCCGAGATTTTCGCCGCCGTGCTGCGCAACGAGGGGTACGAGGTGGAGGTCTACGACACCCTGGACATCTACCTCAACACCGAGAAGATGCGCAGCTACGACCTCATCACCCCCATCTGGACCATGAGCACCATCACCCGGGAGCAGGAGGAAGGGCTGCTCAACACCATCAAGGCGGGCACCGGCCTGGCCGGCTGGCATGGAGGGATGGCCGATTCCTTCCGCCAGAACGTCAACTACCAGTGGATGGTGGGTGGCCAGTGGGTGGCTCATCCCGGCAACATCATCGACTACGAGGTGAACATCGTCAAGCACGATGACCCCATCGTGGCCGGCCTCAAGGACTTCAAGATGCATTCGGAGCAGTATTACATGCACGTGGATCCGTCCAACGAGGTGCTGGCCACCACCACCTTCAGCGGCGAGTATGCGCCCTGGATCGAGGGCACAGTGATGCCGGTGGTCTGGAAGCGCCGGTGGGGCCAGGGTCGGGTCTTCTACTGCTCCCTGGGCCACGTGGCCAAAGACTTCGACGTGCCCGAGGCCAAGGAGATTGTCCGCCGGGGCATGCTTTGGGCAACCCGACAGTAG
- a CDS encoding hydroxypyruvate isomerase family protein, whose protein sequence is MGIKQSICYPLFKPAEMSLAELVQAAAEIGYAAIELWARPDNFEEIVALARDHGLAVASMSGHGTLGDGLNKRSNHDRIEAELRESIDVAARYGIPGIICFSGNRQPHMTELEAIEAVADGLRRVAPYAEEKGVNLNLELLNSKVDHPGYQCDHTAWGVAVCERVNSPRVKLLYDIYHMQIMEGDVIRTIRENIRWIGHFHTAGVPGRNDLDDSQELNYRAICRAIAATGYDLYVGHEFRPKGDPIQALRQTFALCDQQA, encoded by the coding sequence ATGGGGATCAAACAATCCATCTGCTACCCGCTTTTCAAGCCGGCGGAGATGAGCCTGGCGGAGCTGGTTCAGGCTGCGGCGGAGATCGGCTACGCGGCCATCGAGCTCTGGGCGCGGCCAGACAACTTCGAGGAGATCGTGGCCCTGGCCCGGGACCATGGCCTGGCGGTGGCCAGCATGAGCGGCCACGGCACCCTGGGCGACGGCCTCAACAAGCGCAGCAACCACGACCGTATCGAGGCCGAGCTGCGGGAGTCCATCGACGTGGCCGCCCGCTACGGCATCCCCGGCATCATCTGCTTCAGCGGCAACCGCCAGCCCCACATGACCGAGCTGGAAGCCATCGAGGCCGTGGCCGACGGCCTGCGCCGGGTGGCCCCCTACGCCGAGGAGAAGGGCGTCAACCTCAACCTGGAGCTGCTCAACAGCAAGGTCGACCACCCCGGCTACCAGTGTGACCACACCGCGTGGGGCGTGGCAGTCTGCGAGCGGGTGAACAGCCCCCGGGTCAAGCTGCTGTACGACATCTACCACATGCAGATCATGGAAGGGGACGTGATCCGCACCATCCGGGAGAACATCCGCTGGATCGGCCACTTCCACACCGCGGGGGTACCCGGCCGCAACGACCTGGACGACAGCCAGGAGCTCAACTACAGGGCCATCTGCCGGGCCATCGCCGCCACCGGCTACGACCTCTACGTGGGCCACGAATTCCGGCCCAAGGGCGATCCCATCCAGGCCCTGCGCCAGACCTTCGCCCTCTGTGACCAGCAGGCGTGA
- a CDS encoding Zn-dependent alcohol dehydrogenase, translating into MKAAVLYAPHTPLRIEEFDLPDVGPDQVRVRLVASGVCHSDWHVVKGEWPHIPVPTILGHEGAGVVEEVGAEVRGLQVGDHVVLSWKRNCGTCEMCQRGYPNLCDAPADTRGLPRFPGNGQTMNKMAGLGTFSTETIVPADVAIPIPKEVPLRQAALVGCGVMTGVGAVINTAQVQPGTSVAVFGCGGVGLNCIQAAAMVGAGPIVAVDLRDNKLEMARSFGATHTVNAGREDPVARIQAITGGGAHYAFEAIGLTGEPFLQAIQCTRKRGVTVFVGHAPENTPVQMDARLLMPEKMVIASMYGTARPRVDFPRLIGLYQAGRLKLDELVSRVYPLEQVNEAFDALARGEVARSVLDLT; encoded by the coding sequence ATGAAAGCTGCGGTCCTTTACGCGCCCCACACGCCGCTCCGGATCGAAGAGTTCGATCTGCCCGACGTGGGGCCGGATCAAGTGCGTGTGCGTCTGGTGGCCAGCGGTGTCTGCCACTCGGACTGGCATGTGGTGAAGGGGGAATGGCCCCACATTCCGGTGCCCACCATCCTGGGGCACGAGGGGGCCGGCGTGGTGGAAGAAGTCGGGGCAGAGGTCCGGGGTCTGCAGGTGGGCGACCACGTGGTCCTCTCGTGGAAGCGCAACTGCGGCACCTGCGAGATGTGCCAGCGGGGCTATCCCAACCTCTGTGACGCCCCGGCCGACACGCGCGGGTTGCCCCGGTTTCCGGGCAACGGGCAGACCATGAACAAGATGGCCGGTCTGGGCACCTTCAGCACGGAGACCATCGTCCCTGCCGATGTGGCCATTCCCATCCCCAAGGAGGTGCCCCTGCGCCAGGCCGCGCTGGTGGGCTGTGGCGTCATGACCGGTGTGGGCGCGGTGATCAACACCGCACAGGTCCAGCCGGGCACCTCGGTGGCCGTCTTCGGCTGTGGCGGTGTGGGCCTCAACTGCATCCAGGCTGCGGCCATGGTGGGGGCGGGCCCCATCGTCGCCGTGGACCTGCGGGACAACAAGCTGGAGATGGCCCGATCCTTTGGCGCCACCCACACGGTCAACGCCGGCCGGGAAGATCCTGTGGCCCGCATCCAGGCCATCACCGGCGGCGGGGCCCACTACGCCTTCGAGGCCATTGGCCTCACCGGAGAACCCTTCCTCCAGGCCATCCAGTGTACCCGGAAACGGGGCGTCACCGTCTTTGTGGGCCACGCGCCGGAGAACACGCCGGTGCAGATGGATGCCCGCCTGCTGATGCCGGAGAAGATGGTCATCGCCTCCATGTACGGCACTGCCCGCCCCCGGGTGGACTTCCCCCGGCTCATCGGCCTCTACCAGGCGGGGCGGCTCAAGCTGGACGAACTGGTCAGCCGGGTCTATCCGCTGGAGCAGGTCAACGAGGCCTTCGATGCCCTGGCCCGGGGCGAGGTGGCCCGCAGCGTGCTGGATTTGACATAA